A single genomic interval of Bradyrhizobium japonicum USDA 6 harbors:
- a CDS encoding histidine phosphatase family protein has translation MPADIIRYITHPQVQIDPTVPVPQWGLSPLGRTRTEALANAGWLASTTQIVSSAERKAIETAEIIAGRLGLMIEIREAMHENDRSATGFLKPAEFEEVADRFFAQPHLSVRGWERAVDAQARIVRETEVVLARNRPGDVLFVGHGAVGTLLFCHHAGHAIDRIHDQAAGGGNCFAFTREGRRVLHGWRRMEEIGA, from the coding sequence ATGCCCGCCGATATCATCCGCTATATCACCCATCCGCAGGTGCAAATCGATCCCACGGTGCCCGTGCCGCAATGGGGCCTCAGCCCTCTCGGTCGAACGCGCACCGAAGCGCTGGCGAATGCGGGCTGGCTCGCGAGCACCACGCAGATCGTCTCGAGCGCCGAGCGCAAGGCGATCGAGACCGCGGAGATCATCGCAGGCCGCCTCGGGCTCATGATCGAGATCCGCGAGGCCATGCATGAGAACGACCGTTCGGCGACCGGCTTCCTGAAACCGGCCGAGTTCGAGGAGGTCGCCGACCGGTTTTTCGCGCAGCCGCATCTCAGCGTCCGCGGCTGGGAGCGCGCGGTCGATGCGCAGGCGCGCATCGTGCGCGAGACCGAGGTGGTGCTCGCCCGCAATCGTCCCGGCGATGTTCTCTTCGTCGGCCACGGCGCCGTCGGCACGCTGCTGTTCTGCCACCATGCCGGTCATGCCATCGATCGAATTCACGATCAGGCGGCCGGCGGCGGCAATTGCTTCGCATTCACCCGCGAGGGGCGCCGCGTCCTGCACGGGTGGCGCAGGATGGAAGAGATCGGGGCCTAG
- a CDS encoding DUF6665 family protein, with protein MSRDLRPPVDILHYEIVQEQASALGRMGSALEQSLARLREFDAAHADAEAPASMQAARRKLVMEAGQALWMFVVQREASGLRDSRHIMRTYDVPGEVQRCMGLVPAPSKPASK; from the coding sequence ATGTCCCGTGATCTTCGCCCGCCCGTCGATATCCTCCATTACGAGATCGTCCAGGAACAGGCCTCAGCGCTTGGACGGATGGGCAGTGCACTCGAACAGAGCCTTGCGCGCTTGCGCGAATTCGACGCCGCGCACGCGGACGCGGAGGCGCCGGCCTCAATGCAAGCGGCGAGGCGCAAGCTGGTGATGGAAGCCGGCCAGGCGCTCTGGATGTTCGTGGTGCAACGTGAGGCGTCCGGCTTGCGCGACAGCCGCCATATCATGCGGACCTACGACGTCCCGGGCGAGGTGCAGCGGTGCATGGGGCTGGTCCCCGCACCGTCGAAGCCCGCCTCGAAATAA
- a CDS encoding TetR/AcrR family transcriptional regulator, whose protein sequence is MVVAGREPLHIVQEEDSSKRRQILDGARKVFMDLGFDGASMGEIARAAQVSKGTLYVYFADKCALFEAILEQEALQHGQVVFNFDPARDAETTLKDFGQAYIHLLCRPGGGSAIRTVMAIAERMPDVGRRYYLRVLDKTINRLSEYLKIHVASGDLKIDDCDLAASQFMELCKASLFLPFVFQAAPAPSEERMIEVVDSATRMFLAAYRAT, encoded by the coding sequence ATGGTTGTAGCCGGCCGCGAACCTCTCCACATCGTCCAGGAGGAGGACAGCTCCAAGCGCCGCCAGATCCTGGACGGAGCCCGCAAGGTGTTCATGGATCTCGGTTTCGACGGTGCCAGCATGGGCGAGATCGCGCGCGCCGCGCAGGTCTCCAAGGGCACGCTCTACGTCTACTTCGCCGACAAATGCGCGCTGTTCGAAGCGATCCTCGAGCAGGAAGCGCTCCAGCACGGCCAGGTCGTTTTCAATTTCGATCCCGCGCGCGACGCCGAGACCACGCTGAAGGATTTTGGCCAGGCCTATATCCATCTGCTGTGCCGGCCCGGCGGTGGTTCTGCGATTCGCACCGTGATGGCGATCGCCGAGCGCATGCCCGACGTCGGCCGCCGCTATTATCTGCGCGTGCTGGACAAGACCATCAACCGGCTCTCCGAATATCTCAAAATCCATGTCGCTTCCGGCGATCTCAAGATCGACGATTGCGACCTTGCCGCGTCACAGTTCATGGAACTGTGCAAGGCCTCGCTCTTCCTGCCGTTCGTCTTCCAGGCCGCGCCCGCGCCGTCGGAAGAGCGCATGATCGAGGTCGTCGACAGCGCGACGCGGATGTTTCTGGCGGCGTACCGGGCGACGTAG
- a CDS encoding HlyD family secretion protein, with the protein MAVSRDQAARVLRQEAMETTPGQAGSEAATEKSVALAEQLRSHVAEETKRRTAEAPEKPVTDKPAAPDASAAAGAPKSGKRKFVLMGVGLVLALAAASYAGYYTLVGRFYVSTDDAYVRANNTMLGARVAGHISSILAGDNTIVRAGDVVFRIDDGDYKIAVDAAATRIATQQATIDRIGRQIAALESQVAQAKAQLVSAEAGLKRADLDYERQQSLSSKGFASRATFESSEAGRDQGAAAVKAAQAAYDVAVSNVDVTKAQQAEAQAQLAELKTSLAKAERDLAFSAVRAPVDGTFSNRLVSAGDFVAVGQRLGNIVPLDDVYIDANFKETQLKRIRPGQPVTIKVDAYGMRKFSGIVDSIAAGAGSVFTLLPPDNATGNFTKIVQRVPVRIRVPKSVAKQNLLRAGMSVYATVDTNKGAADADSEIDLDDPTAIHPQ; encoded by the coding sequence ATGGCCGTATCGAGAGACCAGGCTGCGCGCGTCCTTCGCCAGGAAGCGATGGAGACGACGCCGGGGCAGGCCGGCAGTGAAGCTGCGACCGAGAAATCCGTCGCCCTCGCCGAGCAGTTGCGCTCTCATGTGGCCGAGGAAACCAAGCGCCGCACCGCTGAGGCGCCGGAGAAGCCCGTGACCGACAAGCCGGCCGCACCGGATGCGTCCGCCGCCGCCGGCGCGCCGAAGTCCGGCAAGCGCAAATTCGTGCTGATGGGTGTTGGCCTCGTGCTGGCGCTCGCGGCCGCGAGCTATGCCGGCTACTACACGCTGGTCGGCCGCTTCTACGTCTCCACCGACGACGCCTATGTCCGCGCCAACAACACCATGCTGGGCGCGCGCGTTGCCGGCCACATCTCGTCGATCCTCGCCGGCGACAACACGATCGTGCGCGCCGGCGACGTGGTCTTCCGCATCGATGACGGCGACTACAAGATCGCGGTCGATGCCGCCGCGACCAGGATCGCGACCCAGCAGGCCACCATCGATCGCATCGGCCGCCAGATTGCAGCGCTCGAGAGCCAGGTTGCACAGGCCAAGGCACAGCTCGTCTCGGCCGAGGCGGGCCTCAAGCGCGCCGATCTCGATTATGAGCGCCAGCAGTCGCTGAGCAGCAAGGGCTTTGCCTCGCGCGCCACGTTCGAAAGCTCGGAAGCCGGACGCGACCAGGGCGCCGCCGCGGTCAAGGCCGCGCAGGCCGCCTACGACGTCGCGGTCAGCAATGTCGACGTCACCAAGGCGCAGCAGGCCGAAGCGCAGGCGCAGCTCGCCGAGCTCAAGACCTCGCTCGCCAAGGCCGAGCGCGATCTCGCCTTCAGCGCGGTGCGCGCGCCGGTCGACGGCACGTTCTCGAACCGCCTGGTCAGCGCCGGCGACTTCGTCGCGGTCGGCCAGCGCCTCGGCAACATCGTGCCGCTCGACGACGTCTATATCGACGCCAATTTCAAGGAAACCCAGCTCAAGCGCATCCGTCCCGGCCAGCCGGTGACGATCAAGGTCGATGCCTACGGCATGCGCAAGTTCTCCGGAATCGTCGACAGCATCGCAGCCGGCGCGGGCTCGGTGTTCACGCTGCTGCCCCCTGACAACGCCACCGGCAACTTTACCAAGATCGTGCAGCGCGTGCCGGTCCGCATCCGCGTGCCGAAATCGGTGGCGAAGCAGAACCTGTTGCGTGCCGGCATGTCGGTCTATGCGACCGTCGACACCAACAAGGGCGCAGCCGACGCCGACAGCGAGATCGATCTCGACGATCCCACCGCGATCCACCCGCAGTAG
- a CDS encoding DHA2 family efflux MFS transporter permease subunit gives MANATTASPAMMANPASERIAPKRLFAFIIMVFGMFMSILDIQIVSASLSEIQAGLSASSSEVSWVQTAYLIAEVIAIPLSGFLSRAFGTRLLFAISAAGFTASSLLCGFATTIEEMILWRALQGFLGAGMIPTVFASAYTVFPRSKFHIVGPIIGLVATLAPTIGPTVGGYITDLMSWNWLFFINVVPGIGITLGVLALVDFDEPHFELLDRFDWWGLLFMAGFLGTLEYVLEEGPQYEWMQDTSVAICAWICAISAIAFFWRVFTAAEPIVNLRTFSNRNFAIGCVLQFCIGIGLYGLTYIYPRYLAEVRGYSALMIGETMFVSGITMFLVAPLVGRLMVKLDMRYMIAFGLVVFAIGSYQMTWITRDYDFYELLVPQILRGIGMMFAMVPTNNIALGTLAPDRVKNASGLFNLMRNLGGAVGLAVINTVLNNRTDLHITRLQERVTWGNATATETLTMFMQKFQGLGDSTLMAMKQLSQIVHRQAVVMSFGDAFFVLTLFYLGLSLLVTLLSKPASLAGGGDAH, from the coding sequence ATGGCCAACGCCACCACCGCTTCACCCGCCATGATGGCGAACCCCGCCTCGGAGCGCATCGCGCCGAAGCGGCTGTTCGCCTTCATCATCATGGTGTTCGGGATGTTCATGTCGATCCTGGACATCCAGATCGTCTCGGCGTCCCTGAGCGAAATCCAGGCCGGCCTGTCGGCGAGCTCGAGCGAGGTCTCCTGGGTCCAGACCGCCTATCTGATCGCCGAAGTCATCGCGATCCCGCTGTCGGGATTCCTGTCGCGTGCGTTCGGCACGCGGCTGTTGTTCGCGATCTCGGCCGCCGGCTTCACCGCCTCGAGCCTGCTGTGCGGCTTCGCCACCACGATCGAGGAGATGATCCTCTGGCGCGCGCTCCAGGGCTTCCTCGGCGCCGGCATGATCCCGACCGTGTTCGCCTCGGCCTACACCGTGTTCCCGCGCTCCAAATTCCACATCGTTGGTCCCATCATCGGGCTTGTTGCGACCCTGGCTCCCACGATCGGCCCGACGGTCGGCGGCTACATCACCGATCTGATGTCGTGGAACTGGCTGTTCTTCATCAACGTCGTGCCCGGCATCGGCATTACCCTGGGCGTGCTGGCGCTGGTCGATTTCGACGAGCCGCATTTCGAGCTGCTCGACCGCTTCGACTGGTGGGGCCTGCTCTTCATGGCCGGCTTCCTCGGCACCCTGGAATACGTGCTGGAGGAAGGTCCGCAATATGAATGGATGCAGGACACGTCCGTCGCGATCTGCGCCTGGATCTGCGCGATCTCGGCGATCGCCTTCTTCTGGCGCGTGTTCACGGCGGCCGAGCCGATCGTCAATTTGCGCACCTTCTCCAACCGCAATTTCGCGATCGGCTGCGTCCTGCAGTTCTGCATCGGCATAGGCCTCTACGGCCTGACCTACATCTATCCGCGCTATCTCGCCGAGGTGCGCGGCTATAGCGCGCTGATGATCGGCGAGACCATGTTCGTCTCGGGCATCACCATGTTCCTGGTCGCGCCGCTGGTCGGCCGGCTCATGGTCAAGCTCGACATGCGCTACATGATCGCGTTCGGTCTCGTCGTGTTCGCGATCGGCTCCTACCAGATGACCTGGATCACGCGCGACTACGATTTCTACGAGCTGCTGGTGCCACAGATCCTGCGCGGCATCGGCATGATGTTTGCGATGGTGCCGACCAACAACATCGCGCTCGGAACGCTGGCACCCGACAGGGTGAAGAACGCCTCCGGCCTGTTCAACCTGATGCGCAATCTCGGCGGCGCGGTCGGCCTTGCCGTCATCAACACCGTGCTCAACAACCGCACCGACCTGCACATCACCCGCCTTCAGGAGCGGGTGACCTGGGGCAATGCGACGGCGACCGAAACCCTGACCATGTTCATGCAGAAATTTCAGGGGCTCGGCGACTCCACGCTGATGGCGATGAAGCAGCTCAGCCAGATCGTGCACCGCCAGGCCGTGGTGATGAGCTTTGGCGACGCCTTCTTCGTGCTGACGCTGTTCTATCTCGGCCTCAGCCTGCTGGTCACGCTGCTGAGCAAACCGGCCTCGCTGGCCGGTGGCGGCGACGCGCATTAG
- a CDS encoding ABC transporter ATP-binding protein, with protein MTALSKKHAAIRVVLPFVFRHWLKQPGRGLVVAGGLLGATIADLFMPVFSGHLVDALTRGASDPDARRAALVAFGAIVALGAASVVLRLIGLQAIVPFTLKIMSDVAQEAFTRVQRFSTDWHANSFAGSTVRKITRGMWALDLLNDTILMALAPSLLVLIGSMVLIGLHWASLGAVIAVGALFYVAITVLFSTRYIAPAARVSNAWDTKVGGTLADALTCNAVVKSFGAETREDTRLGRVINRWRVRVRRTWFRYNYTAMAQLSLLLCLRASVIGGSVLLWMSGHASPGDVTYVLTSYYVIHAYLRDVGMHINNLQRSVNDMDELVAIHGEPIGIADAASARPIAIEAGEIVFDDVTFHYGGHRAPLYDGLSITIRAGERVGLVGRSGSGKTTFVKLVQRLYDVSGGRVLIDGQDIALATQQSLRSQIAIVQQEPILFHRTLAENIAYGRPGASPEAIEHAARLANAHDFILRLPKGYGTLVGERGVKLSGGERQRVALARAFLADAPVLILDEATSSLDSESEALIQQAMERLMKGRTSIVIAHRLSTVRSLDRILVFDRGEIVEQGTHAMLAGKPGGIYRGLFERQVVELGRIAAAE; from the coding sequence ATGACCGCTCTGTCAAAAAAGCACGCGGCGATACGCGTGGTGCTGCCCTTCGTATTCCGGCACTGGCTGAAGCAGCCCGGACGCGGCCTGGTCGTGGCCGGCGGCCTGCTGGGCGCAACCATCGCCGACCTGTTCATGCCGGTATTCTCCGGACATCTGGTCGATGCGCTGACGCGCGGCGCGTCCGATCCCGACGCGCGCCGCGCGGCGCTGGTTGCGTTCGGCGCCATCGTCGCGCTCGGTGCGGCGTCCGTGGTGCTGAGGCTGATCGGTCTCCAGGCGATCGTCCCGTTCACGCTCAAGATCATGTCGGATGTCGCCCAGGAGGCCTTCACGCGCGTCCAGCGCTTCTCGACCGACTGGCACGCCAACTCCTTTGCCGGCTCCACGGTGCGCAAGATCACCCGCGGCATGTGGGCGCTCGACCTGCTCAACGACACCATCCTGATGGCGTTGGCGCCGTCTCTGCTGGTGTTGATCGGCTCCATGGTCCTGATCGGCCTGCACTGGGCGTCGCTCGGTGCGGTGATTGCCGTGGGAGCGCTTTTCTACGTCGCCATCACCGTGCTGTTCTCGACGCGCTACATCGCGCCGGCCGCGCGCGTCTCCAACGCCTGGGACACCAAGGTCGGCGGCACGCTGGCGGACGCGCTGACCTGCAACGCCGTGGTGAAATCCTTCGGCGCCGAAACGCGCGAGGATACGCGGCTCGGCCGCGTCATCAATCGCTGGCGCGTGCGCGTGCGGCGGACCTGGTTTCGCTACAACTACACGGCCATGGCGCAGCTCTCGCTGCTGCTATGCCTGCGTGCGTCCGTGATCGGCGGCTCGGTGCTGCTGTGGATGTCCGGGCACGCCTCGCCCGGCGACGTCACCTATGTGCTGACGAGCTACTACGTCATCCACGCCTATCTGCGTGACGTCGGCATGCACATCAACAACCTCCAGCGCTCGGTCAACGACATGGATGAATTGGTGGCGATCCATGGCGAGCCGATCGGGATCGCCGATGCGGCCAGTGCGCGACCGATCGCGATCGAGGCCGGCGAGATCGTGTTCGACGACGTCACGTTCCACTATGGCGGCCACCGCGCGCCACTGTATGACGGACTGTCGATCACGATCCGCGCCGGCGAGCGCGTCGGCCTGGTCGGCCGCTCCGGCTCCGGCAAGACGACCTTCGTCAAGCTGGTGCAGCGGCTCTACGACGTCTCCGGTGGTCGCGTGCTGATCGACGGGCAGGACATCGCGCTCGCTACGCAGCAATCACTGCGCAGCCAGATCGCGATCGTGCAGCAGGAGCCGATCCTGTTCCACCGCACGCTTGCGGAGAACATCGCCTATGGCCGCCCCGGTGCCAGCCCGGAGGCGATCGAGCACGCGGCGCGGCTTGCGAATGCGCACGACTTCATCCTGCGCCTGCCGAAGGGCTACGGCACGCTGGTTGGCGAGCGCGGCGTGAAGCTGTCGGGCGGCGAGCGGCAGCGCGTGGCGCTGGCGCGCGCCTTCCTGGCGGACGCGCCGGTGCTGATCCTGGACGAGGCGACGTCAAGCCTCGATTCGGAATCGGAGGCGCTGATCCAGCAGGCGATGGAGCGGCTGATGAAGGGCCGCACCTCGATCGTGATCGCGCACCGGCTGTCGACGGTGCGCAGCCTCGATCGGATCCTTGTGTTCGACCGCGGAGAGATCGTCGAGCAAGGTACCCATGCCATGCTCGCGGGCAAGCCAGGGGGCATCTATCGCGGTCTGTTCGAGCGCCAGGTGGTGGAGCTCGGGCGCATCGCGGCGGCGGAATGA
- a CDS encoding MATE family efflux transporter — MKDLTRGSIVSHILSMAPPIVVGMITIMICQLVDLYFVSGLGEAAIAGVAAAGNAGFLVNALMQVLGVGTVALMAHAVGRKDRSDANLVFNQSVVLSVLFGILTLVAGFALSRPYMRAVAADEATVEAGTVYLLWFMPALALQFATQVMASALRATGIVRPSMVVQALAVVINIALAPVLITGWGTGHALGVAGAGLASSIAVFVGVLMLLGYFLKLERYVAFHPEQWRPQLRQWKRILNVGLPAGGEFAMIFIIMGVGYYVLSVFGPAAQAGFGIGTRLLGLIQMPALAIALAAGPIAGQNFGAGNGARVRETFVKASLIATAVMIVFMILAQFAPGLLLAGFSRDQETMAVASLFLRLVSLNMVAQGLIFTCSSMFQGLGNTKPVLWTSATRVLTYSLPSIWLSTWPGFRMEHVWYLSIATTPLQAALSVWLLLREFRKRLALPAQEKVAKPANPEPVVPPMREPA, encoded by the coding sequence ATGAAGGACCTGACGCGCGGCTCCATCGTGAGCCACATCCTGAGCATGGCACCTCCGATCGTGGTCGGCATGATCACGATCATGATCTGTCAGCTCGTCGATCTGTATTTCGTCTCGGGTCTGGGCGAGGCGGCGATCGCCGGCGTCGCGGCGGCCGGCAATGCGGGCTTTCTGGTCAATGCGCTGATGCAGGTGCTCGGCGTCGGCACGGTGGCGCTGATGGCGCACGCCGTGGGGCGGAAGGACCGCAGCGACGCCAATCTGGTCTTCAACCAGTCGGTCGTCCTGTCGGTGCTGTTCGGGATCCTGACATTGGTCGCGGGCTTCGCGCTGTCGCGCCCCTACATGCGCGCGGTTGCAGCCGACGAAGCTACGGTCGAAGCCGGTACCGTTTATCTGCTCTGGTTCATGCCGGCGCTGGCGCTGCAATTCGCCACGCAAGTGATGGCGTCCGCATTGCGGGCGACCGGCATCGTGCGACCGAGCATGGTGGTGCAGGCGCTTGCCGTGGTCATCAACATTGCGCTGGCGCCGGTCCTGATCACGGGCTGGGGCACCGGACATGCGCTCGGTGTCGCCGGTGCCGGCCTCGCCAGCTCGATCGCCGTCTTCGTCGGCGTGCTGATGCTGCTCGGCTATTTCCTCAAGCTGGAGCGCTACGTCGCGTTTCACCCCGAGCAATGGCGGCCGCAGCTGCGGCAGTGGAAGAGAATCCTCAATGTCGGCCTGCCCGCGGGCGGGGAATTTGCGATGATCTTCATCATCATGGGCGTGGGCTATTACGTGCTGAGCGTTTTTGGCCCGGCGGCGCAGGCGGGGTTTGGCATCGGGACGCGTCTCCTCGGGCTGATCCAGATGCCGGCGCTCGCCATCGCCCTCGCTGCAGGGCCCATCGCCGGCCAGAATTTCGGCGCCGGCAATGGCGCACGCGTGCGGGAGACCTTTGTCAAGGCGTCGCTTATCGCGACCGCCGTGATGATTGTCTTCATGATCCTCGCGCAGTTCGCGCCCGGTCTGTTGCTTGCCGGCTTCTCCAGGGATCAGGAGACGATGGCGGTTGCGTCGCTGTTTCTGCGCCTCGTCTCGCTCAACATGGTGGCGCAGGGGCTGATCTTTACCTGCTCCAGCATGTTTCAGGGGCTTGGCAACACCAAGCCGGTGTTGTGGACGTCGGCGACGCGGGTCCTCACCTATTCCCTGCCGTCGATCTGGCTCTCGACGTGGCCGGGCTTCCGGATGGAGCATGTCTGGTATTTGTCGATCGCGACGACCCCGCTACAGGCCGCCCTGAGCGTGTGGCTGTTGCTCCGGGAGTTCAGAAAGCGCCTTGCGTTGCCGGCACAGGAGAAGGTCGCGAAGCCGGCAAATCCCGAGCCGGTTGTACCTCCCATGCGCGAGCCCGCGTAG
- a CDS encoding O-antigen ligase family protein, with protein MTEVLNEQGRASWLSAIWAARYRTPARFVALVALLLPWSTTGVTFALVPWLIAFAFIDLRELPRSLLRPICLLPIALFVLALVGTLWSVAPWAERLHALGPPAKLLVIPLLIYQFERWPYGKWVFAAFLVSCALLMLYSFAVAIDPGLSLKLYLSRGPHQVESGIAVRNYIDQSQEFALCAIALVYPIVTLVQQGRVRIAALFAVLALGFLANMMFVVVSRTALVTLPVLLVVFALLHLRWRTALVAGAATALIAVALWAVSPHLRATVGKFQSDYERSLEADNNSISGMGSRLEYWRKSLGFIADAPLIGHGTGSIRGLFAGVAANPHDDPLRGEIVSNPHNQTLSNAVQWGVVGVLILYALWIAHLLMFRGEGLACWIGMLVVVQNMLSSLLNTHLFDFTSGWIYVLGVGVAGGMAFAARRASS; from the coding sequence ATGACCGAGGTGTTGAACGAGCAGGGACGAGCGTCCTGGCTCTCCGCGATCTGGGCGGCGCGCTACCGTACACCGGCCCGGTTCGTTGCGCTGGTCGCGTTACTGCTGCCCTGGAGCACCACCGGTGTTACTTTTGCGCTCGTGCCCTGGCTGATCGCCTTTGCTTTCATCGACCTTCGCGAACTCCCGCGCTCGCTGCTGCGCCCGATCTGCCTGCTGCCGATCGCGCTGTTCGTGCTGGCACTCGTCGGCACGCTCTGGTCAGTTGCGCCCTGGGCCGAGCGGCTGCACGCGCTCGGGCCGCCGGCAAAACTGCTGGTGATCCCGCTGCTGATCTACCAGTTCGAGCGCTGGCCCTACGGCAAATGGGTTTTTGCGGCGTTCCTGGTCTCCTGCGCGCTGCTCATGCTGTATTCCTTCGCTGTCGCGATCGATCCCGGGCTCTCGCTAAAGCTCTATCTGTCGCGCGGGCCTCACCAGGTCGAGAGCGGGATTGCCGTGCGCAACTATATCGACCAGAGCCAGGAATTCGCGCTCTGTGCGATCGCGCTGGTGTACCCGATCGTGACGCTGGTCCAGCAGGGCCGCGTTCGGATCGCGGCGTTGTTCGCCGTATTGGCGCTCGGCTTCCTCGCCAACATGATGTTCGTCGTGGTCTCGCGCACGGCGCTGGTGACGCTGCCGGTCCTGCTCGTGGTGTTTGCACTGCTGCATCTGCGCTGGCGGACGGCGCTCGTCGCCGGCGCTGCGACGGCGTTGATCGCCGTAGCGCTCTGGGCCGTCTCGCCGCATCTGCGCGCGACCGTCGGCAAGTTCCAGAGCGATTACGAAAGGAGCCTGGAGGCCGACAACAATTCGATCAGCGGCATGGGCTCGCGTCTCGAATACTGGCGGAAGTCCCTTGGGTTCATCGCCGACGCGCCGCTGATCGGGCACGGCACCGGCTCGATCCGCGGTCTGTTCGCCGGCGTGGCCGCCAACCCGCACGACGACCCGCTGCGCGGCGAGATCGTCAGCAACCCGCACAATCAGACCCTCAGCAATGCCGTGCAGTGGGGCGTCGTCGGCGTGCTGATCCTCTACGCGCTGTGGATCGCGCACCTCTTGATGTTTCGCGGCGAGGGGCTGGCCTGCTGGATCGGCATGCTGGTCGTGGTGCAGAACATGCTGTCCTCACTGCTCAACACGCATCTGTTCGATTTCACCTCGGGCTGGATCTACGTGCTCGGTGTTGGCGTCGCCGGCGGCATGGCGTTCGCCGCGAGGAGAGCATCGAGCTAG
- a CDS encoding sulfite exporter TauE/SafE family protein, with the protein METLTYALLLFGALAGGFVSGLAGFGTALMALGIWLYVLPPSLAVPLVLICSVIAQTSTLPSMWKSFDLSLVWPFLIGGLIGVPLGTMLIASADPKVFKLSVGVLILIFSTALYLNKRPLAVTFGGRIADGAIGFAGGILGGLAGLSGPLPILWANIRGWNKHERRGIFQLFNFTVLATALALQTASGLVEFKVVWLALVAFPGTLIGAWAGARVYHALNDKHFGDVVLGLLFLSGLTLVWNSIAAL; encoded by the coding sequence TTGGAAACGCTCACTTATGCGCTGCTGCTGTTCGGCGCGCTGGCCGGCGGCTTCGTCTCGGGACTGGCCGGCTTCGGGACCGCGCTGATGGCGCTCGGCATCTGGCTCTACGTCCTGCCGCCCTCGCTCGCGGTGCCCCTGGTGCTGATCTGCTCGGTGATCGCGCAGACCTCGACACTGCCGTCGATGTGGAAGAGTTTCGACCTGTCGCTGGTCTGGCCGTTCCTGATCGGGGGCCTGATCGGCGTGCCGCTCGGAACCATGCTGATCGCCTCCGCCGATCCAAAAGTGTTCAAGCTGAGCGTCGGCGTGCTGATCCTGATCTTTTCGACTGCTCTCTATCTCAACAAGCGGCCCCTCGCCGTGACGTTCGGTGGCCGCATTGCCGACGGCGCGATCGGCTTTGCCGGTGGCATTCTCGGCGGCCTCGCCGGATTGTCCGGGCCGCTGCCGATCCTCTGGGCCAATATACGCGGCTGGAACAAGCACGAGCGGCGCGGCATCTTCCAGCTCTTCAATTTCACCGTGCTCGCGACCGCGCTGGCGTTGCAGACGGCATCAGGTCTCGTCGAATTCAAGGTGGTCTGGCTCGCGCTGGTGGCCTTTCCGGGCACGCTGATCGGCGCGTGGGCCGGCGCCCGCGTCTATCACGCACTGAACGACAAGCATTTTGGCGACGTCGTGCTCGGCCTGTTGTTCCTGTCGGGCCTCACCCTCGTCTGGAACAGTATTGCCGCGCTCTAG